The Dethiosulfovibrio peptidovorans DSM 11002 genome has a window encoding:
- the hypF gene encoding carbamoyltransferase HypF produces MTEKEILVTGVVQGVGFRPFCAKLASSLGLGGSVINSSDGVVIVLRGTERSIDNYIKNLKDTKPDPADIHSITIISERKTDGDLPGAFVIGKSRRTERQRVLIPPDIGTCDRCLAEMRDPSDRRYRYPFINCTDCGPRFSIVSGLPYDRPKTTMSIFPMCDRCNGEYTDQENRRYHAQPNACADCGPSVWFQTELGEPYLREDGIGRCREYLKAGKVVAIKGLGGFHLACDPFEDTPVSTLRHRKGRPDKPLAIMAESLESAREIALISEEEARLLKSSRRPIVLCEKKTGSVAESVAPGQNSVGIMLPYTPLHHLILEGMRALVMTSANPTDSPLISDNEEALSRLAHVADGFLMHNRDICMKVDDSLVALSGDRTVMLRRGRGYVPNPIDLSISMPHILAAGAEMKSTFSLTQEGLIFPSQYLGDAKQMDTLGYYRQTLDHFTELYNIRPKALAYDAHPLYLSTQTALKALGEVERSMAVQHHHAHLAACLAEYDINEPTIGVIMDGTGYGSDGTIWGGEFLLGDWSGYRRLGHFKTAGLPGGDRSVLEPWRYSLSLLTEALGEEEAIKEASRIWQERSEKAKIIVKTMNSSPLTSSCGRLFDGVSAILGGRDRVSYDGQAAMELEARSSYTDEIPVDMGIWNDEDGIILDWRPFIRWLVEEKPTLDQGGSAFHASLAKSISEICTNIAKDTGVKKVALSGGVWQNRMLLRQTVVRLEGRGFSVLTHRRLSPNDESVSVGQAAIAGWRWRI; encoded by the coding sequence TTGACGGAAAAAGAAATTCTCGTCACCGGCGTCGTTCAGGGCGTCGGTTTTCGTCCTTTTTGCGCGAAGTTGGCCTCTTCTCTGGGCCTCGGAGGCTCGGTGATAAACAGCTCCGACGGAGTGGTTATCGTCCTCAGAGGAACGGAGAGGTCCATAGACAACTATATCAAAAATCTTAAAGACACCAAGCCCGATCCGGCGGACATCCATTCCATAACGATAATCTCCGAGAGAAAGACGGATGGAGACCTTCCCGGAGCTTTCGTCATAGGGAAAAGCCGGAGAACCGAGAGACAGAGGGTTTTGATCCCTCCCGACATAGGCACCTGCGACAGATGTCTAGCAGAGATGAGGGATCCATCGGACAGGAGATACCGTTACCCCTTCATAAACTGCACCGACTGCGGGCCACGGTTCTCCATAGTGTCCGGACTCCCCTACGACAGGCCCAAGACTACCATGTCGATATTCCCCATGTGCGACAGATGCAATGGCGAGTACACCGATCAGGAAAACAGAAGATATCATGCTCAGCCCAACGCCTGCGCCGACTGTGGCCCCTCAGTATGGTTTCAAACCGAACTGGGAGAACCCTATCTCAGGGAAGACGGAATCGGTCGATGCAGGGAATACCTGAAAGCTGGAAAGGTAGTAGCGATAAAGGGTCTCGGCGGTTTCCATCTGGCCTGCGACCCCTTCGAGGACACCCCGGTATCGACCCTCAGGCATAGAAAGGGGCGCCCAGACAAGCCTCTTGCGATAATGGCGGAGAGCCTGGAGTCTGCCAGAGAGATAGCCCTGATATCGGAGGAAGAAGCCAGGCTCCTGAAATCATCCAGGCGCCCTATAGTTCTGTGCGAGAAAAAAACCGGCTCCGTGGCGGAATCGGTGGCTCCGGGCCAAAACAGCGTCGGGATAATGCTACCCTACACACCGCTTCACCATCTGATACTGGAGGGGATGAGGGCTCTCGTGATGACCAGCGCGAACCCCACCGATTCACCTCTCATCTCGGATAACGAGGAGGCACTATCCCGACTCGCCCACGTGGCCGACGGGTTTCTGATGCATAACAGGGATATATGCATGAAGGTGGACGACTCCCTCGTCGCCCTTTCGGGAGACAGAACCGTGATGCTCAGAAGGGGCAGAGGCTATGTTCCCAACCCGATCGACCTATCCATTTCGATGCCTCACATACTAGCAGCAGGAGCGGAGATGAAGAGCACCTTCTCCCTCACCCAGGAGGGGTTGATATTCCCGAGTCAATACCTCGGAGACGCCAAACAGATGGATACCCTGGGATACTATCGCCAGACCCTGGACCATTTCACCGAGCTCTACAACATACGCCCCAAGGCGTTGGCATACGACGCCCATCCTCTGTATCTATCGACTCAGACCGCCTTGAAGGCGCTGGGCGAGGTGGAGAGATCCATGGCGGTCCAGCATCATCACGCCCATCTGGCCGCCTGTCTAGCGGAATACGACATAAACGAGCCGACGATAGGTGTCATCATGGACGGAACGGGATATGGATCGGACGGCACGATCTGGGGAGGGGAATTTCTACTAGGAGACTGGTCCGGTTACAGAAGATTGGGCCATTTTAAGACGGCCGGGCTTCCGGGAGGAGACCGTTCTGTGTTGGAGCCCTGGCGCTACTCCCTGTCTTTACTGACAGAGGCCCTAGGGGAAGAAGAGGCCATAAAGGAAGCCAGTCGTATATGGCAGGAAAGATCCGAGAAAGCAAAGATCATCGTGAAGACCATGAACTCCTCTCCCTTAACGTCCTCCTGCGGCAGGCTTTTTGACGGGGTATCGGCGATTCTAGGCGGTAGAGACAGAGTAAGCTACGACGGACAGGCCGCCATGGAGCTAGAGGCCCGGTCCTCCTATACAGACGAGATTCCTGTCGATATGGGCATATGGAACGACGAAGACGGGATAATCCTGGACTGGCGTCCATTCATAAGGTGGCTCGTTGAGGAGAAACCCACCTTAGATCAGGGCGGATCTGCATTCCACGCTTCTTTGGCCAAGTCAATATCGGAGATATGCACGAATATAGCGAAGGATACCGGCGTAAAGAAAGTCGCCCTGTCCGGCGGGGTATGGCAAAATCGGATGCTCTTGAGACAGACCGTGGTCAGACTTGAGGGCCGAGGATTTTCCGTACTGACCCACCGAAGGCTTTCACCTAACGACGAGTCCGTATCGGTAGGACAGGCGGCGATAGCTGGATGGCGATGGCGGATTTGA
- a CDS encoding cold shock domain-containing protein: MKGTVKWFNGTKGYGFITTEEGNDVFVHFSAIQMDGYKTLEENDVVEFEITNGEKGPQASNVTRA, encoded by the coding sequence ATGAAAGGCACAGTCAAATGGTTCAACGGCACCAAGGGGTACGGTTTTATCACCACCGAAGAGGGGAACGATGTGTTCGTCCACTTCAGCGCGATTCAGATGGATGGGTACAAAACCCTTGAAGAGAATGATGTGGTCGAGTTTGAGATCACCAACGGTGAGAAGGGCCCCCAGGCGTCGAACGTTACCAGAGCGTAA